The genome window CAAAACTGTTAGTTGAATGCTTCATCCAACAGTTATGAAGCAGTATGTTAGTTTAGGGGTCCCCGACATATAATTGAAATAGATTAAGCACCTGGTACATCCACCTACGTCAATTTGCACTCGGAAAATTTTAAGACTTAGCATCTGGAATATAGCAGATAGCTTAGCCTGGCTCTGATTCTGTAGTAATTCAAGTGCAAACATAAAGGCAGTTCATGAGCCTGTTCTTTTTACTTTAAAGTAACGGCTGCTCAGcttatttatatacatcattTTACTGAACTTTACAATTGTCAACACAAGACAGCATGCAGAATCACACTTACAGTAtcatcacaattcacaagtGGAGATGATCCTTCCTTATATCACATATATACATCACACGGCACagtatttgaatatttatagaTGTCTGGGTAGAAACAGGTGAAACAAAAGAGCATATACCTGCCAATATCTGTTTTTTCACTTGTGCCATTCATAATCATCCTTTAGCACGTGTTCCCAGTCCAATGGAGTGTTATCGTACCAGCCTGAGCCCGATGCATGCTCATTATGCATGCTGATGGGTCGTGCAGTAGAAGAGCCATCCCAATCTGATGGAGTGTTTTTATTCCAGCCCGGGCCTGGAGCAAGCTCATTATGCATGCTGATGGTTTGTGCTGTAGTAGAACCATCCCAATCGGATGCAGTGTTTTTATTCCATCCCGGGCCTGAAGCAAGCTCATTATGCATGCTGATGGGTTGTGCTGTAGTGGAACCATCCCGATTTGCTGCAGTGTTTTTATTCCAGCCAGTGCCTGAAGCAAGTTCATTATGCATGCTAATGCGTTGTGCTGCAGTAAAACCATCCCAATCTAGTGGAGTGTTTTTATTCCATCCCGGGCCTGGAGCAGGCATAATATGCATGCTGATGGGTTGTGCTGTTGTAGAACCATCCCAATCTGATGGAATTTCTTTATTCCAGCCCGGGCCTGGAGCAAGCCCATTATGCATGCTGATCTTTCCACGGGGTTGTGCAATAGTAGAATTAACCCATTCtgatggaatgttttgaatccAGACCGGGCCCCGGGATTGTACTGTAGTTGAATCATCCGGGGCATATACACTGAACTCTTTCACTGCTTCATGCTGAGGATCATGTGGAGATAACCCAACATTTTCCGTTTTGCCATGGTCACTATGGCGATGAACACGAGATCCCACTGCCACATCAAAACTTTTTTTCCCAGTCTGGCTTCCAGTAATCTGCCATGGAACTCCAAAATCAGTATCATCTGGTTGCACTAAATCTGGCAGAGACTTCTCTTCCACATTACTAGCATCTGCATTGTCACCCTGACAGTTTAGAATTTGAAATCCAGCCATGACAGAATCCTCAACATCAGTATCATCTGGTTGCACCTCATCTAGCAGAGATTTCTCTTCCACGTTCCTAGTATTGTCCCCCCGGCATTTTAGAATTTGGAATCTGGCCATGACAGAATCGTCAACACCAACATCAGTATCAACTGGTTGCACAACATCTGGCAAAGACTTCACTTCCAAATTACTAGTATTATTTACATTGTCATCCCGACATTTCAGGATCTGGAATCGGGCCATGACAGAAGCTTCATCATCCTTAACATCACTTTTTGTGCTTGAAATACAGGGGACTGATGCTTTTTGCTTTAGGATATCATCAGCTTCAGGAGTCGACCCGCTGGCAACATCTAGGTGAGGGTCACTACAGACGTTTGTACTAGGGATTTTCTTTAGAGCCACTGAATTGTCTGAAATGTATCAAACAGAAGATATTACTCAACAAAGAAGAGACGAAGTCCTTAAGAACAGGATATAATCTTTTGCACTATTAAAAGCTTTTATGAGTAGACATAATAACCTTTTGTTTTGTATGACTTGCAATCCTCCAACTGAATCTTCACCTTATTAAAGCGCGACTTTAAGCCCGTAACACACAACTCGGCTTCTGCATTAAGCCACAGATTCCTGTACAACAGAGTCTCTGATGACATACTTTCCTCTGACTGAAAATTCTCATCAAGGACCGTCTTGATGTTCTGCAAGCAATGGCTCAAGTTTTATGTCCGTAACTTAGTCCTTAAATACACATATGAGAGCATATAAACTTATTATCGTTCACATGTATCAATTAATCTAAATAACAATATCTGGGTTTAAGAGATCCACCAAAAGGAAAAACCTGAACCATATTATGATGTCTTGTAAGGTCGGCATCATTCTTCAAAGAAACAACATTCATAATCTTCTCAATATTCTTATCAGATACACCGAATATCCTCTTCTTCTCATTCGTAGAGTATGAATCAAGTTGATCAACGGCAGTGTTCCCAACTTCATCTGTTGCATGAAGCCTTGCCTTTGTTGCACTCTAAAGAACAATGTGACCGAAACATGAGCAGTAATCAGACATATAGTATTTGCCAATCAATTATGGTCAGTGAAGGAATGCAGACAAATATTTAACAATAtcataaaattagaatttatatGATAAGCATTAACGTGCAGCTGAATACCTGTAGCTCAGTTCACTTTACAAAATGCCTAGCTTATTTGAATTGATTCTACATATTAATCACTTGCAGGCTCAACTTCACTGTTTATTTTTAGCAAGTATGATGTACCATGGCTAAATTCAGAGAATTCTACAATCACTTACGTTTAAGAGCCTCACCAAAGATCAGATCCACTAATAAGTAGCAGGTTCGTATTCACTATTGTTTCTTATATGTACAACTTACCGCGATTGAATTCAGAAAATTATACTAAGTTTAAGAGCCTCATAAAAGTTCATAGGTATTTAAAACCACTAATCTCCGGCTCTTTAGAAGATAAACGTATTAAGCTTATATCAGTGCACGACAAACTACTCGGAGCTCAGTATTAGAACTATAATCTCAGCAACAATACGGTATCATTACCTCTTTACATAGACAATGAGCCATCTATTTTGGATCGCTAGGAAACTTTTACTCACTATGATATGAGATAATACATGATGGCACTATGTCTCGGCTAGGTAAACAATGACGACAAAGTGTAAAATACTAATATGATAAAGactttcaatttaattttagacCTACAAGCATGGAGCACTTGTACTTCTACTCATATAATTGATTCAAGGTGATGAACCATAAAATATTCGTACGAAATTCTGAGATTCAGTTAGTACCAGTGAAGCTAGGTACCTCTTTAAGTATATGAGAAATGCCTGCGCTAGAGAATATTGGTTCTTGTTTTGGAGTCAACTGAACAATCTTCTTTGACAAGCACAGATTAATATTGCTCACTGCATGCTGAAGGGTCTTCGAGTCTTGCTCTTTGAGTTCCCATTTATCATCAAAACTATATAAAATTAGCAATTCTGAAATATTATGCAGAGCACTAGCTAGAGTTTGCACATTGACTTTTTCACTTGAGTCCGTAGCAGGAGCCTTTCCTTCTTCAGAAGGTGGTGAATATAGAACATTTTCCACATAGTGCAGCGGGATGCAGCCATCTTCTAAGTTCTCACTGGTAATAATCCCTGCATCAACAGCACTGTTAGATGTGATATTGACCTCTTTAGGAAACAGTTGTTTGATCGGAATCTGCAGAGAGCCAAAATCACTCTTTGATGTATTCAGCAGGTTGTATTGTTCTATTGGGCTTTCAACATTGCTCGAATATTGATCTCTATTATTCTCGTTTTGTTGAACGCCATCAGACTTTGATCTACAATCAGCAGCTGCTAAGAATTCTTTAGTTGGCAAAGTTGCAATGAGATTTTTCATTGGAAGAACTGCTTTAGTATTATCAGTAGACAAATTCTCTTTGCGGAGGTTATGCCCGCATACTTGACTGGAAAAGTCCATTACAAACTCATTATGAGGAAACTTGTGTACCGCTTCAAAGTCCAAAAGGCCACGTGTTTCTAATTTCTTCGAACGATTCTGGCCCGGTATAGCTTCTAAAGATTTAAATGGAGAAACATTAGAAGCCGGAGCTCCTTTCCAGCATGGTGAATCCTCAGCTGGGTTGTAATTATCAGAATTTTCGGTGGCATTGGCAGTATGCTTGATAGCTTCGGTGTTATCAACAGACATACTTGAACAATGTGGAACATTTATATCAGGAATTTGACCTCTTATCTTGATTCCATGATTCAATGAATTTTTAGAAAGTGGCTTTACCAAAGAAAAGGAGGCTGGGGAACATATGCGCTGGTCATTTCTACTCGCTTGAAAACAGAGGTGGTTTGAATCCAAGAAACCTTCTTTAACTTCAGAATTTGAAGGAAGAAGAGGTTCCTTCTCTATTATTTGGTTATAACTACCAACATCCTTCTTGTTAACAGCTATAGTGTCCCCAATGTCTACACTTTTAGAAGCAACTGTATCTTGCATCGGAAAACTGGTTCCAACGATCGGTGGTCTTATTACAGGCACCACGGAAGCTTTTGTTACAGATGTGCAATCATCGATGCAAGAATCAAATAGTTGAAGACCTTTTCCACCTAGACTGTTGGACTGGTGAAGATTACTGGAAAATGTAACTGGTTCTAGAATGGGTGATTCGAGATTAGATTCTGTAAATTTTGTACTAGTTCCAAGGATAGGTccttttgatgactcagtaggGCTAAACCTGAGATTTTGGTGCAAACAATCATCTAGCTGGTTATTAGCTAGAGACCCACCATTCTTCTCTTTTTCAGGAACAGCAGCATAGATTCTCTGTGTAGCCGTAGAATTTACTTCACACCTCAAAAACTCGTCAGGAACTACTTCTGCGTGTtacaaaataacataaaattaacACAGCATATGTTAAACATGCTTTAAGACATCCAGATCCAATTAACTGCAAATTCAGATTCATGAAGAAAAACttataacaacaatttaaataatttgactaATTATAAACCAACTCCACAATTTAGACCAGATATTATTATTCTCCTACTTCCATTCGATATCACAGACAATAGACATGTGTTACCTAATTAAAGGATGAGAAAAGAGCAACTATTCTACTTACCTGTTGTTCAGTAAAACCTCTATTTCCAAGACTTTCTTAGCCTTCAGGGTTTTGTGTGGCTCtaacttaaaaaattttaaaaaaatgtttcaaaaGATACTTATTAGGTATAAATTTCACTTGATCATTTCTCTTTCGCTGCTGCACCAATTGCATTCATTGTAATTCTATTATTGCAGATGGTAGAAGTTAGAACACAGTCAATGgcctatgattttttttatttattttttatcttcatattttctataatttatataaaccaAATAAATTTTCCTGCATTTAGGGCCTGTTtggcttattttaaaaaagttatttttacTTTAAAGTACTTTCATTACTTATAAGTAAACAGTATTATTTGACTTCTAAGTTACCAATTTACTATGGGTttgcatttttaaaatataatacataacttATAAGGTATAGACATTAACAAACTAACATTAAAATACTAGAAATTACTTTTGTAAGGGATAGCATTCGATTTTATGAAGTCAAAttgcaaataataataataataataataataataacttgaGTACAAACATATTTTGTACTtttcagaattcaacatataagtaacgagcaagtccaacaatgtcctaacaAGTaccctataaatatattcaaaaatactgtcctagtgatttaggacaataTTTTGGTATATGAACTCTAACAACATGCCTTATATTTGTGTCTtgttgttaaaataataataataataatatatatatatatatatatatatataaatatataaatatattaattagtatTGGAGGGAACGGAAAAGATGAGAGGAGAGAGATGCGTTGAAATGGAGggaaactaattttttattgattaaaatagtTGGACATGCATAGTGGTGCCTTGGAAATAAGGCACATATTGGATTTCCTAGTGTATTAAGGCACCGCGAGGAAATTTTCGGAGCACTCATTTCTTCCACATGCCTCAAATTTTAgtttaggacattgttggacttgcccTAAGTCCCTTTTACAATTTACTTATTAAACACAATTTGTCAAATAGTAGACTTATTAATTTATAAGTAGACTAGCTAACTTATATGTTAATTCTATAAAACAAACAGGCCCTTGCAGAGAATACAATCTTTTCCATATTTTGTGCAACGCAAGGATGTCAATTCGAATCTCATATAAATGAAACAGAACAAATTATAATAAAGCTGATAGCTAGATGAACAACATGAGGTTGATTTGATAAATTGACCCGAGTTTTCTTTTTAAAGGTTTGAGGTCCTATATACCGATCTGATACGTCGGAAGGTGTTATGTATCTAAACTTTATAAAAACATATTCATTCTGTAGTGTGTTTTCACCCAACCCCCATGCTTCTCCTGCTCTCTCCTCTTACTCTCTTTCCACTCCTTGCAGACTGCAGAGCTTACACATCCAGAAAAACAAAGGGGAAGGTATGACCCTGTTTTACTCCCACTCCAAATTATGTATTATGGTGAGAAAACATATAATTCGGTGCTGAAAGGTGCTCAAATCTAAAGAGATAAAAAGAAAGAATGGAGTAGTAGAAGATTGATCAAGCTTAACAACATAGAAAGTGACTGCTGCTAAACTAAGTATCTTCCAGTTATTTTGTTTTAGTTGGTTTTGTGAGATTCGGACCTACTACGAAATGGTCGGAAATACTGTATCAGCATCTAAGATGGGTTACGCATCAGCGGACGAGTGTAATAATATTACAGTAATATGAGAATTGCAGTTGCAATGAGATGAAGTTACGTATATGATCGGTATAGAAGACCATGTATCCACTTTTAGGTATACTGGACCACTTACTTCTGAATTGGGGTAAATAGGGTTTTCACCCGTCTGATTTCAGATAAAATTctcttttataattaataaagtcATAACAGCGATTTTATGTAATCTTTCCCCTTCATTGTAGCGAGTTTCTCATTATAACGTTCAGGAAGATTAGGATAAGCAGGGACATGTACTGGTTAAAGATCATGGAAGTAAGTTATGTGATTGTGAAGTGAAACATGCCTTAAAAGAATCAAATATGTCAACAAAAAagattataaaataaaagaaagacCATGGAAGTAATTATGTGAAGTAAAACATGCATTAAAAGAGCCAAATATGTAAACAGAAAACACTATTAaaacgaaaaagaaaaaaataagtaaaaccAAACAGTAATGATTTCACTTCATTTAAAAAATTGGTCATACCTTGCTTTAAGTAATCTCGGTAAACATGTGGAGCAGGAAAATCAGTCTCTTCAAAGCGAAAACTACCATCAATATCCGTCCTCCTACCACAATTTCCTTCAGATAATCCATTCCAATACCCGCCCCATGGCGGTGCAAACTCCATACTCGACAAACCTTGAGTGTAATCAACTTGCGAGGATCCAACCACAGGTACAACAAGACCAGAACTAGACAGCAACTCATAATTTGCTTCGCCATGACCCACCGATGACACGTTATCATCAAGCACCTGATAAGGAGGATAGTACTGCTTAGGTGCACCAGAATACGAAAACGGATTATTTGTCGGGTCTGTGGTATTAGGGTTCGGAGAAGCCCAATGAGCAGTTGGTGGATTGATTGGTTCAGAACCCAGGTAAGAATA of Daucus carota subsp. sativus chromosome 3, DH1 v3.0, whole genome shotgun sequence contains these proteins:
- the LOC108214101 gene encoding uncharacterized protein LOC108214101 isoform X2, coding for MLHKDMMSFGYLGNGGLSSSASNLSPLAPPFTVDRANPKFDPNPIGNFSEPNAYGVPFSSFHNWQYPRSSASGPEYYSNYESEIGPLHTADYSYLGSEPINPPTAHWASPNPNTTDPTNNPFSYSGAPKQYYPPYQVLDDNVSSVGHGEANYELLSSSGLVVPVVGSSQVDYTQGLSSMEFAPPWGGYWNGLSEGNCGRRTDIDGSFRFEETDFPAPHVYRDYLKQEVVPDEFLRCEVNSTATQRIYAAVPEKEKNGGSLANNQLDDCLHQNLRFSPTESSKGPILGTSTKFTESNLESPILEPVTFSSNLHQSNSLGGKGLQLFDSCIDDCTSVTKASVVPVIRPPIVGTSFPMQDTVASKSVDIGDTIAVNKKDVGSYNQIIEKEPLLPSNSEVKEGFLDSNHLCFQASRNDQRICSPASFSLVKPLSKNSLNHGIKIRGQIPDINVPHCSSMSVDNTEAIKHTANATENSDNYNPAEDSPCWKGAPASNVSPFKSLEAIPGQNRSKKLETRGLLDFEAVHKFPHNEFVMDFSSQVCGHNLRKENLSTDNTKAVLPMKNLIATLPTKEFLAAADCRSKSDGVQQNENNRDQYSSNVESPIEQYNLLNTSKSDFGSLQIPIKQLFPKEVNITSNSAVDAGIITSENLEDGCIPLHYVENVLYSPPSEEGKAPATDSSEKVNVQTLASALHNISELLILYSFDDKWELKEQDSKTLQHAVSNINLCLSKKIVQLTPKQEPIFSSAGISHILKESATKARLHATDEVGNTAVDQLDSYSTNEKKRIFGVSDKNIEKIMNVVSLKNDADLTRHHNMNIKTVLDENFQSEESMSSETLLYRNLWLNAEAELCVTGLKSRFNKVKIQLEDCKSYKTKDNSVALKKIPSTNVCSDPHLDVASGSTPEADDILKQKASVPCISSTKSDVKDDEASVMARFQILKCRDDNVNNTSNLEVKSLPDVVQPVDTDVGVDDSVMARFQILKCRGDNTRNVEEKSLLDEVQPDDTDVEDSVMAGFQILNCQGDNADASNVEEKSLPDLVQPDDTDFGVPWQITGSQTGKKSFDVAVGSRVHRHSDHGKTENVGLSPHDPQHEAVKEFSVYAPDDSTTVQSRGPVWIQNIPSEWVNSTIAQPRGKISMHNGLAPGPGWNKEIPSDWDGSTTAQPISMHIMPAPGPGWNKNTPLDWDGFTAAQRISMHNELASGTGWNKNTAANRDGSTTAQPISMHNELASGPGWNKNTASDWDGSTTAQTISMHNELAPGPGWNKNTPSDWDGSSTARPISMHNEHASGSGWYDNTPLDWEHVLKDDYEWHK
- the LOC108214101 gene encoding uncharacterized protein LOC108214101 isoform X1; translation: MLHKDMMSFGYLGNGGLSSSASNLSPLAPPFTVDRANPKFDPNPIGNFSEPNAYGVPFSSFHNWQYPRSSASGPEYYSNYESEIGPLHTADYSYLGSEPINPPTAHWASPNPNTTDPTNNPFSYSGAPKQYYPPYQVLDDNVSSVGHGEANYELLSSSGLVVPVVGSSQVDYTQGLSSMEFAPPWGGYWNGLSEGNCGRRTDIDGSFRFEETDFPAPHVYRDYLKQEVVPDEFLRCEVNSTATQRIYAAVPEKEKNGGSLANNQLDDCLHQNLRFSPTESSKGPILGTSTKFTESNLESPILEPVTFSSNLHQSNSLGGKGLQLFDSCIDDCTSVTKASVVPVIRPPIVGTSFPMQDTVASKSVDIGDTIAVNKKDVGSYNQIIEKEPLLPSNSEVKEGFLDSNHLCFQASRNDQRICSPASFSLVKPLSKNSLNHGIKIRGQIPDINVPHCSSMSVDNTEAIKHTANATENSDNYNPAEDSPCWKGAPASNVSPFKSLEAIPGQNRSKKLETRGLLDFEAVHKFPHNEFVMDFSSQVCGHNLRKENLSTDNTKAVLPMKNLIATLPTKEFLAAADCRSKSDGVQQNENNRDQYSSNVESPIEQYNLLNTSKSDFGSLQIPIKQLFPKEVNITSNSAVDAGIITSENLEDGCIPLHYVENVLYSPPSEEGKAPATDSSEKVNVQTLASALHNISELLILYSFDDKWELKEQDSKTLQHAVSNINLCLSKKIVQLTPKQEPIFSSAGISHILKESATKARLHATDEVGNTAVDQLDSYSTNEKKRIFGVSDKNIEKIMNVVSLKNDADLTRHHNMVQNIKTVLDENFQSEESMSSETLLYRNLWLNAEAELCVTGLKSRFNKVKIQLEDCKSYKTKDNSVALKKIPSTNVCSDPHLDVASGSTPEADDILKQKASVPCISSTKSDVKDDEASVMARFQILKCRDDNVNNTSNLEVKSLPDVVQPVDTDVGVDDSVMARFQILKCRGDNTRNVEEKSLLDEVQPDDTDVEDSVMAGFQILNCQGDNADASNVEEKSLPDLVQPDDTDFGVPWQITGSQTGKKSFDVAVGSRVHRHSDHGKTENVGLSPHDPQHEAVKEFSVYAPDDSTTVQSRGPVWIQNIPSEWVNSTIAQPRGKISMHNGLAPGPGWNKEIPSDWDGSTTAQPISMHIMPAPGPGWNKNTPLDWDGFTAAQRISMHNELASGTGWNKNTAANRDGSTTAQPISMHNELASGPGWNKNTASDWDGSTTAQTISMHNELAPGPGWNKNTPSDWDGSSTARPISMHNEHASGSGWYDNTPLDWEHVLKDDYEWHK